The DNA region tatttaaaaagattgaatgaagaaaagttatccCTGAAAAAAATAGACTTAaaccattcttaaacaatttaataaagttgtggatttaaaatttgagtccgGAGGGTTGGAAGAAAAAACGATTTGAATCCGAGCAAAatctaaataattattttttaaagagggaaattttgaatttagcCCTTCATAAGTTGAAGAAGGCCTGACGGAGGAGCAGCGATGGGAAGAGAAAGGGGCTGAAAATTTCTTCTAAAGAGTTGCAGGGGAAGAGACAGAGATCGGGAGATGAGAGGAGAGAGCTGGGGGAGGAGAGGAGAGTGggtgagaagagagagagggaaagtcggtgaaacaaaaagaagaaacaggtGTCGTGTTTTAAGAAGGCTACATCTTTGTCAGGAGCCGAACACGTATTGTATTTTAAGGAGGCTACATCTTGTGTCAGCATCCAAACATTGTCCCTTTAGGAAAGGCCTCGGAGATTTGATCGTCAGAGGCCACAAAACCAACGCGTGAGGCTTGAGAGATAACGTGTTCTGTTTGGAAATGTATACTCGAGTTTCCAATGTAGTTTTTATTTCTCACATACATGTCATTTTCAAAGTACAGTGTCGATTGGTTGGTGACTATTTCTGTCGTTATTCATAATTCTGACTTGTACACATACGTGTGCATCAtagatatttcttttttcttgtatttgtTTTGGTATACGTAATTATTTGCTCATTGTCTTCCAGTGATCATGTTTCTTCCTATTAATTATCGATTGCAAAAAATTACTTAATTCTGAAATCACTTTTGACTACATGTTAACTTATATAGCCTCTCCTCTGGCTAcaataatttatcaaaagaAGTTCAAGTAGCTACAATATAAAACATTAGTATCGCATGAAATGCttgaaacatatatattattcatcAATATATAAGTCGTTACATGGCCCTTTTGAAATTCAGCGATGcagtaaacttttttttttcttttctaaaacaCCGATGTAAGCTAAGCAGCATGATAGTAAACACTAAAGTGTACCCCATGATGCCCATTGCCCACACACGTTtccaactaaaaaaataaaatcccaaaACACAGTAACCAGAAAAGTAGAAACAATCCATAATATACCAACGAAGCAGACGCATAAAATTCAACCACACTGATGTTGCTGATGATGGCTTCAAGCATTCAAGCCCACACTGTGAAGCACCACGGTCTCAACAGTCAGTCCTGGTCCAAACCCAAACAGCACACCCCAATCCAGTCCATCTCCTGTGGTTTTTAGTCCTTTCTTCGTAGCCCTCTTCCTTACCTCATCCAAAATAAATAGCACACAGGCGCTGGACATGTTTCCGTACTCCGATAGTATGTGTCTTGTCGCCTCCAATTTCTCAGGCTTCAGGGCTAATTTGGACTCTACTTGGTCTAGAATTGCTGGCCCACCTGGGTGTGCAATCCAGAATAGGGAGTTCCAATCCGAGATGCCCAAAGGTTGGAAGGCCTCGTTAAGACTCTTCTCGATGTTCTTCGAAATAAGCCCGGGAACATCCTTGAGCAGATGAAATGTAAGCCCAACTTCACGGAGATGTCCGTCGATGGCTCCGTCACTGTCGGGAAGGATGGTTTGGGCTGCTGACACCACTTCAAACAGGGGCTTCTCGATCTCGGGAATTGGGTCCGAACCCACAATAATAGCTGCTGCACCATCACCAAATAAGGCCTGGCCAACTAAACTGTCAAGGTGGGTGTCACTGGGCCCACGAAAGGTGACCGCTGTGATCTCCGAGCACACAACGAGAACACGGGCACCCCTGTTGTTCTCGGCCAAGTCCTTGGCCAACCGGAGCACCGTGCCGCCGGCAAAACATCCTTGTTGGTACATCATGAGGCGCTTGACGGATGAGCGTAGGCC from Prunus persica cultivar Lovell unplaced genomic scaffold, Prunus_persica_NCBIv2 scaffold_71, whole genome shotgun sequence includes:
- the LOC18766147 gene encoding chalcone synthase 2 (The sequence of the model RefSeq protein was modified relative to this genomic sequence to represent the inferred CDS: added 136 bases not found in genome assembly) gives rise to the protein MVTVEEVRKAQRAEGPATVLAIGTATPPNCVDQATYPDYYFRITNSEHKTELKEKFQRMCDKSMIKKRYMYLTEEILKENPSMCEYMAPSLDARQDMVVVEIPKLGKEAATKAIKEWGQPKSKITHLVFCTTSGVDMPGADYQLTKLLGLRSSVKRLMMYQQGCFAGGTVLRLAKDLAENNRGARVLVVCSEITAVTFRGPSDTHLDSLVGQALFGDGAAAIIVGSDPIPEIEKPLFEVVSAAQTILPDSDGAIDGHLREVGLTFHLLKDVPGLISKNIEKSLNEAFQPLGISDWNSLFWIAHPGGPAILDQVESKLALKPEKLEATRHILSEYGNMSSACVLFILDEVRKRATKKGLKTTGDGLDWGVLFGFGPGLTVETVVLHSVGLNA